GAACCAGGTCGCCCGCGCATACGGGATATATCGTTTCAAGTGGTACCCGGCGAACTGCTGGGGTTGATCGGACCGAATGGAGCCGGAAAAAGCACGACCATTAAAACGGTGCTGGGGCTGCTTAAAGATAGTAAGGCCGACGTCTTTATTGCAGGCCATCCTCCCCGATATGCTTACGTTCCCGAGCAGCCGGTGTTTTACGAGGAATTGACGCTATGGGAGCATCTGGATTTGGCAGCTGCCGCATTTGGAATGGATGATGAACATTTCGAAGCACAGGCTGATCAGCTTCTCCGTCAGTTTGGAATGGAGTCGGTGCGCAATGAACTGCCAGGAGGCTTCTCCAAAGGAATGAAGCAGAAGATGATGCTGATGATCGGCTTTCTCTCCAAGCCAGACGTCTATATTGTAGATGAACCGTTTATCGGATTGGATCCCCGGGCCACCCGAGATTTTTTGAATCTGCTGCTTGAGGAGAGACGCCGGGGAGCCGGTGTATTGATGTCTACCCATGTGCTGGATACCGCAGAGAAAATTTGCGATCGCTTTGTGCTCATATCCGGCGGCCGGATTGCTTCGGAGGGCACGTTGGATCAAATCCGCCAGGCCGCTGATCTTCCCGGCGCATCGTTGTTTGATTGCTTCGATGCGCTGACATGAGGGAGGTGATGGATATGGATCGATCCTATCATTTTAGCCATCCGGGCGCTCTCTTTTGGCGAAGGGTAACCGCTCATTGGAAGAATCAACGCGATAATCTGGCAACCGTGGTCGACTGGATCGTGATGCTGTACATCATTGTTCCGGGTCTGCTGCTGGGAGGCGGGCTCTACCGCGAGTTATGGACGAGCCCGCTTCCCGGATGGGCACAGTTCTTCCCGCTGCAGGCGGTGGTAGGCATCCTGCTCTTTATGTTCTCCGGTAGAGTGCTGCTGTTCCTGGAAGAGGCTGACGTGTTGTTTCTTCGGCAGCAGGGGGGATGGATGAAGGGCTTAATGATCAGAGGCATGGTATACAGCCATACGGTCTCAGCAATCAAGGGATTGGTCGTTACAGTGCTTGTGCTGCCAATCCTGGTCAGGGAACATGGGATAACCGGTATTGTTCTGGTGACCTTGCTGATGATTACAGTTGTATGCGCCTGGTGCGCGAATCTATTAACCGCTATGATTCGTTCCAGCTATAAAGGCTGGCGGAAACATGTGCTGACTTATATCGTACGCTGGCTCTCATTCGGACTGCTGGCACTGCTTGTTACATTTTGGCTTGAGTCCTACGTTGTACTGTGGGCAGCTTCCTTGATTCTGCTCTTGGTGCTGTTTCTTCTTAGCCGCAAGCGTCTTGCCATGCAAGGGACCTTCATCGCAGATGCGCGTGAGGATGCGAAGACAAGGATCCAGTTGACGGAGAAGCTGCTCATTCAAGCTGTCGGTAAACCTCCCAGCGTACGAAGTAAAACCTGGTTTATGCGCAAGTCCGGCCGGTTGTTCAAAGGTACGGCGGAGAAGAGGCTTGCCGATGCGGGGTTAAAGGCGATTTTGCGCCACTCTGAGAGCTTATTATTATATATTCAGATTACGCTGGTCGGCATCCTGGCCGTCTGGCTGCCGCCGACGATCATCAAAATCATCGTATATCTTGCTCTGGTATTGATGATGTCATATTGGCTGAATACAAGGTGGGCATTGTTCGCCAAAGCCGAATTTATGCAGGTGCTCCCGTTTACGAATCAGCAGCATCGTTCGGCTGGTGTTCTCGCGGTCCGAACCTTACTCGCTCTTCCCGCCTTTCTTTATTCGCTCATGACAGGGCTAACGCTTTTACAAGGGGGAATGGGATGGCTCGCCGCGCTTGTATTGACTGTGCTGGCTGTCATGGTCGCGCCCTCGCTCATGTCCTGGCCGGTCTACAAGGAGGAGAGACACCCGCAAGAATAATAAAAAGCGCGCTGGAATGCTCCAATGGATGGGGCATACAGCGCGCTTTATTTTAAGATATCAGAAAGTATAAACTTCGAAGCTTGTGACTTCCTGATATCGCAAGAAAAACTTCCTCTAACTGCGGTCTGTCATCTGTGAGAGTACGTCGATAGACGTTTTTCTTATTATTTGTTTATCACTGCGACTTCGGCTGCATGCTTGCCTGCCGTATAACCGGTTGCAAAAGCGGCCGTAATATTGTAACCGCCGGTGTATCCGTGAATATCCAGAATTTCACCACAGAAGAAGAGCCCGGGCATCAGCTTGGATTCCATGCTTTTGGGTTGGACTTCCTTGAGGCTGACGCCGCCGCCTGTCACGAAGGCCTCCTTCAGCGAACGGGTGCCCGAAGCGCGGAACGTGAACTTTTTTAGAATGGAGGCAAAGGTTGTCAGCGCCGTTTTGGAGATACCGCTGCAGATCATGTCGCTGTCGATGGACGACTTGGATAGCAGCAGGGGGATCATTCGTTCCGGCAGCATGCCCTTGAGCACGTTTTTGATGCTCTTTCTTGGCTCATCCTCCAGTCGCCATTTGAGCTCGGCCTCAAGCTCCGCTTGGGAGCGGTCGGGGAACATATCGATGCCCATGTCCACATTCACGATATCAAACTTCCGCTGCACCTGGCGGATGAACTGACTGCAGCGCAGCGCGATCGGACCGGACACTCCGAAATGGGTGAACAGCATATCTCCCCGGTGGGCAATCACTTTTTTTCCTTTCGGATTCCAGACGGACAGCTCAACATCCCGCAGTGACAAGCCCTGCAGCTCTTTAGAGGCAATAAAAGGCTCGGTGGAGACGATAGGCACTTCAGTTGGATACAGCTCCGTGATGGTATGTCCTGCCGCCTCAGCCCATGGATAGCCGTCCCCCGTGGAACCGGTTTGAGGCACGGATTGTCCACCCGTTGCAATAATCACACAGGAAGACTTGATTACTTCCCCGGATTTCAGTTCGACCCCGGCCGTCCGGCCGTTCGCATAGAGAACGCTCTTCACCGGACTGTTTGTCCGGATACCGGTACCAAGCTCCTTCACTTTGCCAATCAAGGCATTCACAACGCTCGAGGCTTTATCCGTCACAGGAAACATGCGCCCGTTGTCCTCTTCTTTGAGGCGAATGCCAAGCCCCTCAAAAAAAGACATGATATCCTTGTTGTTCCAATGCTGAAAAGCACTATATAAGAAACGGCCGTTTCCCGGGATGTTGGCAATCAATTCATCCTGTTCTTTGGCGTTCGTCACATTGCATCTTCCGCCGCCCGATATGCCAAGTTTACGGCCCAGTTTATCTCCTTTGTCGATTAGCAGAACGGAAGCTCCTCTTTCCCCTGCAGCAACGCAGGACATCAATCCGGAAGGTCCGCCGCCGACGACAATAATATCATAATCAAGCATGTTTGCTCATAGCTCCTTTGGGGGTATATCAATTAATAGATGAATCTTATTATATAGGATATTTGCGAATTATCCCAAACCTCATGAAAAGGACACAGGATGGAGTTTCCCCAGGCTTCGAATGAGAAATTACAATATATTGTAATATGATGTCGCCTATGCTTTAATCAGAAATATTAGATGCGTTGTCCAATTGAGGTGATCGATCGCTGTGCTGAGCCTATGGAAAGATATTTTGCTGCAAGTTTTGCTGTCTGGTACACTCATCTTTCATCTGCCGCTTCTCCTCGACAGACATCTAAAGTGCCTGAACAAGAAGAATCCGGATGATCTGCTTCGCTTTCGCCAACATATTGTCATTGCATGCGGAATCAGTACTGTATTATGCGTCTTGATCTCGGCTATGAACGATTATTACGTTCCGATCCATCTTGGCGTAATCCCGTTATTTTTAGGCATATTATATGGAAGTCGGCGTTCAGGTCTATGTCTTGCAGCTATATATATCACAAGCTATGGGCTGATGAACGGCTGGTCCACGATCGGCCTCATTCTGTATATGCTGGTTCTAGGGTACTCGCTATTACCCTGGATTACCTCCAATTTCAAGAAAGGCTCCATGACCGAAAAGATTTGTTGGCTGTGGAGCGCGCTTATTCCGGCTATGCTGATTATTGTAGCCTCCCACGCGATTGAAGGAAAGGTTAACCAGTATGCTCTGAATCCGGATACGATTCTGATAACCATTCTGTATATGCTGATCGGTATTTTTTATTCTGGAATGATTGTGTACTGGATCGAATTAACATGTGAGCGCCTAGGCGCAGGTCAATACGATGTGAAGGTCAAAGAGTGGTCATCTTTAACAAAAATGATGGAGATGATTCCTTTAGGAATGGTTGCGGTGGATCGAAGCGGCAATATCATTGCCTTTAATCAACCGCTTATCCGCAGCTTTCGAAACGTCTTTCCTAATCTGACGACCAAGGATGTCATCGGCAGACCATTATTTGACTTATTGGACGGCATGATTCAAAAGGAGCATCTGCGCAGCCGGTTTCAGAGAGCTATGGATGGAATCGAAAGCACCGGCGAGATTATGCGAAGCGCTACCCGGGTGTATTCCACCGGCATCTATCCACTTATACATAATGGGAACGGAGACATCTTGGGTGCGGTAGGAGTTATGGAAGACATTACGGAGCTGGAGAGGCTTCGCACGGAATTTATGAATGTAGAGCGTTTAAGCTTGGTTGGCCAAATGGCGGCAAGTATTACCCATGAGATTCGCAATCCGATGGCTGTCGTGCGCGGATTTTTGCAGCTGATGCAGGAGAAGAGTCCTGATACGCTGGACCATTATTACCGGATCGTCATGGAGGAGCTTGATCGGGCCAACGGTATCATCAGCGATTTTTTATCCCTCGCCCAAAACCGGGTGGCAGAAAAAGAAGAGTGTCACCTTCATGACATTATCCATGAGCTCAATCCGCTCTTGTGGGCCGACGCGAATTTGCGCGGACAGAGCATTGAGCTGAAACTCGGAACCGAAATTCCCCATCTGTACCTGAATACCAAGGAAATGAAACAGCTGATTCTGAATTTATGCCGAAACGGGATGGAGGCTATGGACGATAAGGGAACGTTGACAATTGAAACTCGGATGGAAGGAGATCGGGCGCAGCTGTACGTTGCGGATACCGGAATCGGCATCTCGGAGAATGAGCTGGAGCGCTTGTTTGAACCATTCTTTACGACGAAGAGCAAGGGAACGGGGCTTGGACTCGCCCTGTGCATGAGCATTGTACAGCGTCATCATGGAACCATTGATGTGAAGTCGAAGCTTGGCGAGGGAACGGTTTTCATTATTTCTTTTCCTCTTCACTCGTACCCGCAAGGTTTGCCGGAATCCCAGAGCGCTGCCGCTTTCGAATAAACAGATTGGTAATTAGGCATCATAAGGCAGAGCTTA
Above is a window of Paenibacillus sp. FSL K6-1330 DNA encoding:
- a CDS encoding ABC transporter ATP-binding protein, with the translated sequence MHKIQENGLEPEPVLKVDIQQAGYEPGRPRIRDISFQVVPGELLGLIGPNGAGKSTTIKTVLGLLKDSKADVFIAGHPPRYAYVPEQPVFYEELTLWEHLDLAAAAFGMDDEHFEAQADQLLRQFGMESVRNELPGGFSKGMKQKMMLMIGFLSKPDVYIVDEPFIGLDPRATRDFLNLLLEERRRGAGVLMSTHVLDTAEKICDRFVLISGGRIASEGTLDQIRQAADLPGASLFDCFDALT
- a CDS encoding ABC transporter permease; translation: MDRSYHFSHPGALFWRRVTAHWKNQRDNLATVVDWIVMLYIIVPGLLLGGGLYRELWTSPLPGWAQFFPLQAVVGILLFMFSGRVLLFLEEADVLFLRQQGGWMKGLMIRGMVYSHTVSAIKGLVVTVLVLPILVREHGITGIVLVTLLMITVVCAWCANLLTAMIRSSYKGWRKHVLTYIVRWLSFGLLALLVTFWLESYVVLWAASLILLLVLFLLSRKRLAMQGTFIADAREDAKTRIQLTEKLLIQAVGKPPSVRSKTWFMRKSGRLFKGTAEKRLADAGLKAILRHSESLLLYIQITLVGILAVWLPPTIIKIIVYLALVLMMSYWLNTRWALFAKAEFMQVLPFTNQQHRSAGVLAVRTLLALPAFLYSLMTGLTLLQGGMGWLAALVLTVLAVMVAPSLMSWPVYKEERHPQE
- a CDS encoding NAD(P)/FAD-dependent oxidoreductase — its product is MLDYDIIVVGGGPSGLMSCVAAGERGASVLLIDKGDKLGRKLGISGGGRCNVTNAKEQDELIANIPGNGRFLYSAFQHWNNKDIMSFFEGLGIRLKEEDNGRMFPVTDKASSVVNALIGKVKELGTGIRTNSPVKSVLYANGRTAGVELKSGEVIKSSCVIIATGGQSVPQTGSTGDGYPWAEAAGHTITELYPTEVPIVSTEPFIASKELQGLSLRDVELSVWNPKGKKVIAHRGDMLFTHFGVSGPIALRCSQFIRQVQRKFDIVNVDMGIDMFPDRSQAELEAELKWRLEDEPRKSIKNVLKGMLPERMIPLLLSKSSIDSDMICSGISKTALTTFASILKKFTFRASGTRSLKEAFVTGGGVSLKEVQPKSMESKLMPGLFFCGEILDIHGYTGGYNITAAFATGYTAGKHAAEVAVINK
- a CDS encoding ATP-binding protein, with the protein product MLSLWKDILLQVLLSGTLIFHLPLLLDRHLKCLNKKNPDDLLRFRQHIVIACGISTVLCVLISAMNDYYVPIHLGVIPLFLGILYGSRRSGLCLAAIYITSYGLMNGWSTIGLILYMLVLGYSLLPWITSNFKKGSMTEKICWLWSALIPAMLIIVASHAIEGKVNQYALNPDTILITILYMLIGIFYSGMIVYWIELTCERLGAGQYDVKVKEWSSLTKMMEMIPLGMVAVDRSGNIIAFNQPLIRSFRNVFPNLTTKDVIGRPLFDLLDGMIQKEHLRSRFQRAMDGIESTGEIMRSATRVYSTGIYPLIHNGNGDILGAVGVMEDITELERLRTEFMNVERLSLVGQMAASITHEIRNPMAVVRGFLQLMQEKSPDTLDHYYRIVMEELDRANGIISDFLSLAQNRVAEKEECHLHDIIHELNPLLWADANLRGQSIELKLGTEIPHLYLNTKEMKQLILNLCRNGMEAMDDKGTLTIETRMEGDRAQLYVADTGIGISENELERLFEPFFTTKSKGTGLGLALCMSIVQRHHGTIDVKSKLGEGTVFIISFPLHSYPQGLPESQSAAAFE